In Bacillus sp. Cs-700, one genomic interval encodes:
- a CDS encoding GntP family permease: MLGMLGLILSLGLLIYLTMKGINIIIAAILCAVLVALTGGLNLETALTDYYMTGFTSYFASWFLIFLLGAIFGKVMQETKAADSIANWIKNTLGPSRSVFAVVAAAAIMTYGGVSLFVVGFAVYPIAVSLFKLANLPHRFIPAALVFGSISFTMTAPGSPEIQNLIPTEYFGTKPTAGGFIGILIAILIMLTGGWLLGKMVKKAVRNGETFSLPNATSKASNEIAATAELKQVLPEPEPEEKHYPNVILAILPLVTVIVSLNTLSNFISSTGAALISLASGIALACVIMLPYLQEFWNPLAKGTHDALIAAANTCAVVGFGSVAAQVGAFQTVVDGLVNIPGPPLMGLAIAVTLICGLTGSASGGLGIALPILSPIYLGMGNLDPGAMHRISALASGGLDSLPHNGYVVTTIRAICGETHKRSYGPIFLLSVILPTIALILAVILYSIF; the protein is encoded by the coding sequence ATGCTAGGCATGCTGGGCTTAATTTTATCCTTAGGCCTCCTCATTTATTTGACGATGAAAGGGATCAACATCATTATTGCGGCGATTCTTTGCGCCGTGCTCGTTGCCCTTACTGGAGGACTAAATCTAGAAACAGCGTTAACCGATTATTACATGACGGGATTCACGTCTTACTTTGCTTCATGGTTTCTCATATTCTTATTAGGAGCCATCTTTGGAAAAGTGATGCAGGAAACGAAAGCGGCAGACAGTATTGCGAATTGGATTAAGAATACGCTCGGTCCTTCTCGCTCCGTCTTTGCGGTCGTTGCGGCAGCAGCCATCATGACCTACGGCGGCGTTAGCTTATTCGTTGTCGGCTTTGCGGTTTATCCCATTGCCGTCTCTCTTTTTAAATTAGCGAACCTGCCACATCGCTTTATCCCTGCAGCACTCGTCTTTGGCTCGATTTCCTTTACGATGACAGCTCCGGGATCACCAGAAATTCAGAACCTGATTCCAACCGAGTACTTTGGAACCAAACCAACGGCTGGTGGGTTCATCGGCATTCTTATTGCCATCTTGATCATGCTAACGGGTGGATGGTTGTTAGGAAAAATGGTGAAAAAAGCGGTGCGGAATGGGGAAACTTTCTCATTACCTAACGCTACTTCAAAAGCATCAAATGAAATCGCTGCAACAGCCGAGCTGAAGCAGGTGTTGCCAGAACCAGAGCCAGAGGAAAAGCACTATCCTAATGTCATTTTAGCCATCTTGCCACTCGTCACGGTAATCGTCTCGTTAAATACGCTGTCCAATTTCATTTCATCAACCGGGGCCGCCCTTATTTCGCTCGCTTCCGGTATTGCTTTAGCGTGTGTGATTATGCTTCCATACTTACAAGAATTCTGGAACCCGCTTGCGAAAGGGACGCATGATGCGTTAATTGCTGCTGCGAATACTTGCGCCGTAGTTGGCTTTGGTAGCGTGGCGGCACAGGTCGGGGCTTTTCAAACCGTGGTTGATGGACTTGTGAATATTCCGGGTCCACCACTGATGGGACTTGCAATTGCAGTCACGCTTATATGTGGACTAACGGGCTCAGCGTCCGGTGGTCTTGGAATCGCACTCCCGATTTTATCCCCGATTTATTTAGGGATGGGGAACTTAGATCCTGGCGCGATGCACCGTATTTCAGCCCTTGCATCAGGTGGACTCGATTCGCTTCCACATAATGGCTATGTGGTGACCACGATTCGTGCGATTTGTGGCGAGACACATAAGCGTTCTTACGGACCGATCTTTTTACTTAGCGTTATCCTGCCGACGATCGCTTTGATCCTGGCAGTGATTCTATACTCGATTTTCTAA